In uncultured Bacteroides sp., the following proteins share a genomic window:
- a CDS encoding MBL fold metallo-hydrolase, translated as MKLTYIYHSCFALEFDAFTVIVDYYKDTVMPFEKGLIHSQLLNRPGKIYVLSSHSHPDHFNPEILLWKQQRDDIQYIFSHDILDAGLATKEDAIYLNKLDTYEDNHLKIKAYGSTDIGISFLIQAEGKQIFHAGDLNNWHWNEECSAEESQEYETNYLNELELIAKDVTHLDLAIFPVDPRLGKDYMKGAEQFINRIQTDIFAPMHFDEAYNKAAAFASCAETKKCKSIKWANKGDNITL; from the coding sequence ATGAAACTAACCTATATATATCACAGCTGTTTTGCATTAGAATTTGATGCATTCACCGTTATAGTAGATTATTATAAAGATACAGTAATGCCCTTTGAAAAAGGACTTATTCATTCTCAGCTATTAAACAGACCAGGAAAGATTTATGTACTCTCTTCACACTCTCATCCTGATCATTTCAATCCGGAGATTCTTCTCTGGAAACAGCAAAGAGACGATATTCAGTACATTTTCTCACACGACATTCTGGATGCAGGACTGGCAACAAAGGAAGATGCCATTTATCTGAATAAGCTCGACACCTATGAGGACAACCATCTAAAGATCAAAGCTTATGGATCTACTGATATTGGAATCTCATTTCTGATTCAAGCGGAAGGAAAACAAATATTCCATGCAGGAGACTTAAATAATTGGCATTGGAATGAAGAATGTTCCGCCGAGGAATCCCAGGAATATGAAACTAATTATCTAAATGAACTTGAACTGATTGCAAAAGACGTTACTCATTTAGATCTGGCAATATTTCCCGTTGACCCTCGCCTGGGAAAGGACTATATGAAAGGTGCCGAACAGTTTATTAACCGGATACAGACAGATATTTTTGCTCCCATGCATTTTGATGAAGCTTATAATAAAGCTGCAGCTTTCGCTTCTTGTGCAGAAACAAAGAAATGCAAATCCATAAAATGGGCAAACAAAGGAGACAACATCACATTATAA
- a CDS encoding VOC family protein — protein MEIKSRFDHFNFNVLNLEKSIEFYAKALGLKEANRKVASDGSFILVYLTDETTSFSLELTWLRDRKEPYNLGENEIHLCLRVPGNYDEVRKYHKEMGCVCYENTDMGLYFINDPDGYWIEILPLK, from the coding sequence ATGGAAATAAAAAGCAGATTTGACCATTTCAATTTCAATGTACTCAATCTTGAAAAGAGTATTGAATTTTATGCCAAAGCTCTTGGACTAAAAGAAGCCAACCGTAAAGTTGCCAGTGATGGTTCGTTTATTTTAGTATACCTAACAGACGAAACCACCAGTTTTAGTTTGGAACTAACTTGGCTAAGAGATCGCAAAGAACCATATAACCTTGGTGAAAATGAAATTCATCTCTGTTTACGCGTTCCGGGAAACTACGATGAAGTGCGCAAATACCACAAAGAAATGGGCTGCGTTTGTTATGAAAACACAGACATGGGCCTATACTTCATCAATGATCCGGACGGATATTGGATTGAAATACTACCACTAAAGTAA
- a CDS encoding sugar transferase → MKINQRKQLIKYLSGDYIAANVIWILVNIYRYNYIASSLGFDNLTDYLLSEKVLAGQVIIPFFWLLLYYFSGYYNSPMRKSRLLELKKTLVSVEIGVLIVFFVIVINDLPRDYHVYYKLLSILFVGQFLFTYSIRALITQQLTKKIHSRQIGFNTLMIGAGERAQKLAQKLDSMPQSLGYLITGFIEIEKEPSVIKDKPVGRWDDIKNIIHEQDIEEIIVAPDSTDEKELFRLLNGLYHYNLPIKAIAEENSVLARSVKMATIYATPMIEITRDNMSEAEKNIKKALDCIIAAGALILLSPLFAFIAWKIRRNSPGNIFYLQERLGYRGKPFMMVKFRTMKTDAENGTPLLSCENDNRVTNIGRILRKYRLDELPQFWNILKGEMSLVGPRPERKFFADQIVCKAPYFYQTLSVKPGITSWGMVKYGYANTVDKMIERLQYDLIYLENRSLGIDIKILIYTIKTILTGKGM, encoded by the coding sequence ATGAAAATAAACCAAAGGAAACAACTCATAAAGTATCTCTCAGGAGATTATATTGCAGCCAATGTAATATGGATTCTTGTGAATATTTACCGATATAACTATATCGCCTCTTCCCTTGGTTTTGACAATTTAACAGACTATCTTCTCTCTGAAAAAGTATTAGCCGGACAGGTTATCATCCCTTTTTTCTGGTTGTTACTGTACTATTTCTCAGGATATTATAATTCCCCCATGAGAAAGTCCAGACTACTTGAACTCAAAAAGACATTAGTCTCTGTAGAAATTGGGGTACTTATCGTTTTCTTTGTAATAGTTATAAACGACTTGCCAAGAGATTATCATGTCTATTACAAGTTACTGAGTATACTTTTCGTCGGACAGTTTCTTTTCACTTACAGCATACGAGCTTTAATCACTCAACAGCTGACAAAGAAGATTCACAGCAGACAGATTGGATTCAACACACTGATGATTGGAGCAGGTGAACGTGCACAAAAACTTGCACAAAAACTTGATTCGATGCCACAATCTCTAGGTTATCTCATAACCGGATTTATAGAGATTGAGAAAGAACCCAGTGTAATTAAAGACAAGCCGGTTGGAAGATGGGATGATATTAAAAATATTATCCATGAACAAGATATAGAGGAAATTATTGTTGCGCCCGATTCCACAGATGAAAAGGAGCTCTTTAGATTACTAAACGGCCTCTATCATTACAATCTTCCAATAAAAGCTATAGCTGAAGAAAACAGTGTGCTGGCCCGTAGCGTAAAAATGGCAACTATTTATGCTACTCCCATGATTGAGATTACCAGGGATAACATGTCTGAAGCAGAAAAGAATATAAAAAAGGCACTTGATTGTATTATTGCTGCAGGAGCACTGATTTTACTATCTCCTCTCTTTGCCTTTATAGCATGGAAGATCAGAAGAAATTCTCCTGGAAATATATTTTATTTGCAGGAAAGACTTGGCTATAGGGGAAAACCATTCATGATGGTTAAATTCAGAACAATGAAAACAGATGCAGAGAATGGGACTCCACTGTTATCATGCGAGAATGACAATAGGGTCACAAATATTGGGAGAATATTACGGAAATATCGCCTGGATGAACTCCCTCAATTCTGGAATATATTAAAAGGCGAAATGTCTTTGGTTGGTCCACGTCCTGAAAGAAAATTCTTTGCGGATCAGATTGTTTGTAAAGCCCCCTACTTTTATCAGACATTATCTGTAAAACCGGGCATTACTTCCTGGGGAATGGTAAAATACGGATATGCAAACACTGTAGACAAAATGATTGAGCGTCTGCAATATGATTTAATATATCTGGAAAACAGATCTTTAGGCATAGATATAAAAATACTAATATATACGATTAAAACAATACTTACCGGTAAAGGTATGTAA
- a CDS encoding ROK family transcriptional regulator produces the protein MNKQFLEELEKGTKNALIKKRIINHYIYNGNSTITDLSKEVDLSVPTVTKFISEMCEEGFINDYGKLETSGGRYPNLYGLNPKSGYFIGVDINQYDINIGLINFKGEMVELKMNIPYIFENTAESLNKLCQLILNFIKKLPIEKEKILNINVNISGRVNPESGYSYSMFYFEERPLAEILAEKLSFRVTIDNDTRAMTYGEYMVGGVNSEKNIIFVNISWGLGIGIIIDGKVYTGKSGFSGEFGHISTYDNEIICHCGKKGCLETEASGSAMHRMLIERIKGGASSVLSDKVLKGETVTLDDILDAVIKEDMLCIDIVEEVGQKLGKQIAGLINIFNPEMVIIGGTVSVTGDYITQPIKTAIRKYSLNLVNKDSIIITSKLKDKAGIIGACMIARSRMFEN, from the coding sequence ATGAACAAGCAGTTTTTAGAAGAGCTCGAGAAAGGTACAAAAAATGCCCTTATCAAGAAGAGAATTATTAATCATTATATTTATAATGGAAATTCAACCATTACCGACCTCTCTAAAGAAGTGGATCTTAGTGTGCCAACAGTCACTAAATTTATTAGTGAGATGTGCGAGGAAGGATTTATTAACGATTACGGCAAATTGGAAACCAGCGGAGGCCGCTATCCTAATTTGTATGGGTTGAATCCTAAATCCGGATACTTTATTGGAGTAGATATTAATCAGTATGATATAAACATTGGACTGATTAATTTCAAAGGAGAGATGGTGGAACTTAAAATGAATATTCCCTATATTTTTGAAAATACTGCAGAATCACTCAACAAACTCTGTCAGTTAATACTGAATTTCATTAAGAAACTACCTATTGAGAAAGAAAAAATTCTCAATATAAACGTAAATATCTCCGGACGAGTTAATCCTGAATCAGGTTACAGTTATAGCATGTTCTATTTTGAAGAGCGTCCTTTGGCTGAAATCCTTGCAGAAAAACTTTCTTTCAGGGTTACAATTGACAACGACACCCGCGCCATGACTTATGGCGAATATATGGTAGGAGGAGTAAACAGCGAAAAGAATATTATCTTCGTCAACATTAGCTGGGGTCTTGGCATTGGAATCATTATTGACGGAAAAGTGTACACCGGTAAATCTGGTTTCTCTGGAGAATTTGGTCATATAAGTACATACGACAATGAGATTATATGTCACTGTGGCAAGAAAGGCTGCCTTGAAACAGAAGCGTCGGGATCGGCAATGCACAGAATGTTAATAGAACGAATAAAAGGAGGAGCTAGTTCTGTTCTTTCCGATAAAGTTTTAAAGGGTGAAACAGTAACACTGGATGATATTCTTGATGCAGTAATAAAAGAAGATATGCTTTGCATTGACATTGTAGAAGAAGTTGGCCAGAAATTAGGAAAGCAAATTGCCGGACTGATTAACATTTTTAATCCAGAAATGGTTATTATCGGAGGAACAGTATCTGTTACTGGTGATTATATCACCCAACCTATAAAAACAGCTATTCGCAAGTATTCTCTGAATCTTGTTAACAAAGACTCAATCATTATAACTTCAAAACTGAAAGACAAAGCAGGTATTATTGGAGCATGTATGATTGCGCGCAGCCGAATGTTCGAGAACTAA
- a CDS encoding L-threonylcarbamoyladenylate synthase, with protein sequence MNEGGVILYPTDTIWGIGCDATNPEAVHKVYEIKKRIDSKALIVLVDTSVKVDFYVSDVPEVAWDLIDLAEKPLTIIYDGARNMAPNLLAEDGSVGIRVTNEHFSHQLCQRFRKAVVSTSANISGQPSPANFSEISEDIKSAVDYIVKYKQNDLSPAKPSSIIKLGKGGVIKVIRE encoded by the coding sequence ATGAATGAAGGCGGTGTAATCCTTTACCCCACAGATACAATCTGGGGAATTGGTTGTGATGCTACTAATCCTGAAGCTGTTCATAAGGTTTACGAAATTAAAAAACGCATTGACAGTAAAGCGCTGATTGTTCTGGTAGATACATCTGTAAAAGTAGATTTTTATGTAAGCGATGTACCTGAAGTGGCCTGGGACTTAATTGATTTGGCTGAAAAACCATTGACCATTATTTATGATGGAGCGCGCAACATGGCTCCTAACCTCTTGGCTGAAGATGGAAGCGTGGGTATTCGTGTTACAAACGAACATTTTTCTCATCAACTGTGCCAGCGGTTTCGTAAAGCAGTTGTTTCCACCTCAGCAAATATAAGTGGACAACCCTCTCCCGCTAATTTTAGCGAAATAAGCGAAGATATAAAATCGGCAGTTGACTATATTGTAAAATATAAGCAAAACGATCTTTCTCCTGCCAAACCGTCCAGCATCATTAAGTTGGGAAAAGGAGGAGTCATCAAGGTGATTAGGGAATAA
- the rpsA gene encoding 30S ribosomal protein S1, translating to MENLKNVAPVEDFNWDAYENGEAFIGASQEELEKAYDSTLNKVNDREVVDGTVISMNKREVVVNIGYKSDGIIPLNEFRYNPELTVGDKVEVYIENQEDKKGQLILSHKKARAARSWDRVNSALETEEIVKGFIKCRTKGGMIVDVFGIEAFLPGSQIDVKPIRDYDVFVGKTMEFKVVKINQEFKNVVVSHKALIEAELEQQKKEIIGKLEKGQVLEGTVKNITSYGVFIDLGGVDGLIHITDLSWGRVSDPKEVVELDQKLNVVILDFDNEKKRIALGLKQLTPHPWDALSAELKVGDKVEGKVVVMADYGAFIEIAPGVEGLIHVSEMSWSQHLRSAQDFMKVGDTVEAVVLTLDRDERKMSLGIKQLKQDPWETIVEKYPVGSKHVAKVRNFTNFGVFVEIEEGVDGLIHISDLSWTKKVKHPSEFTTIGADIDVQVLEIDKDNRRLSLGHKQLEENPWDVFETVFTVGSVHEGTIIEMLDKGSVVALPYGVEGFATPKHLVKEDGSQAQLDEKLEFKVIEFNKDAKRIILSHSRIFEDVAKAEEKAEKKASAKKTTSKKEDSAPAVTNQAASTTLGDIDALAALKEQMEADKD from the coding sequence ATGGAAAATTTAAAGAACGTTGCTCCTGTTGAAGATTTCAACTGGGATGCGTATGAAAACGGCGAAGCCTTTATTGGTGCTAGCCAAGAAGAACTGGAAAAAGCATACGATAGTACGCTTAACAAAGTTAATGACCGCGAGGTTGTTGATGGAACTGTAATCTCAATGAACAAACGCGAAGTTGTTGTTAACATTGGTTACAAATCAGACGGTATTATTCCTTTGAATGAATTCCGTTACAATCCTGAATTAACAGTAGGTGATAAAGTAGAAGTTTACATCGAAAATCAGGAAGACAAGAAAGGTCAGTTGATCCTTTCTCACAAAAAAGCTCGCGCTGCTCGCTCTTGGGATCGCGTTAACTCTGCTCTTGAAACAGAAGAAATTGTTAAGGGCTTCATCAAATGCCGCACTAAGGGTGGTATGATCGTTGACGTATTTGGTATCGAAGCATTCTTACCAGGTTCTCAGATTGATGTTAAACCTATCCGCGATTACGATGTATTCGTTGGAAAGACTATGGAATTCAAAGTTGTTAAAATCAACCAGGAATTCAAAAACGTTGTTGTTTCTCATAAAGCTCTTATCGAAGCTGAACTTGAACAACAGAAAAAAGAAATTATTGGCAAACTTGAAAAAGGACAGGTTCTTGAAGGAACTGTTAAAAATATCACATCTTACGGTGTATTCATCGACTTGGGTGGCGTAGACGGTTTGATCCACATTACAGACCTTTCTTGGGGACGTGTTAGCGATCCTAAAGAAGTGGTTGAATTGGATCAGAAGCTTAACGTTGTTATCCTTGACTTTGATAACGAAAAGAAACGTATCGCTCTTGGTTTGAAACAACTTACTCCTCACCCATGGGATGCTCTTTCAGCTGAACTGAAAGTAGGTGACAAGGTAGAAGGTAAAGTAGTTGTTATGGCTGACTACGGTGCATTTATTGAAATTGCTCCAGGCGTAGAAGGTTTGATCCACGTATCTGAAATGTCTTGGTCTCAACACTTACGCAGCGCACAAGACTTCATGAAAGTTGGTGACACTGTAGAAGCTGTTGTTCTTACTCTTGACCGTGACGAACGTAAAATGTCTTTAGGTATCAAACAATTGAAGCAAGATCCATGGGAAACTATCGTAGAGAAGTATCCTGTAGGTAGCAAACATGTTGCTAAGGTACGTAACTTCACTAACTTCGGTGTATTTGTAGAAATCGAAGAAGGCGTTGACGGATTAATCCACATCTCTGACCTTTCTTGGACTAAGAAAGTTAAACATCCATCTGAATTCACTACTATTGGTGCAGATATCGATGTTCAGGTTCTTGAAATCGACAAAGATAACCGTCGTTTGAGCTTAGGCCACAAACAATTGGAAGAAAATCCTTGGGATGTATTCGAAACAGTATTCACAGTAGGTTCAGTACACGAAGGAACAATTATCGAAATGCTTGATAAAGGTTCTGTAGTAGCTCTTCCTTACGGTGTTGAAGGTTTTGCAACTCCTAAACATCTTGTAAAAGAAGATGGTTCACAAGCTCAGTTAGACGAAAAACTAGAGTTCAAAGTAATCGAATTCAATAAAGATGCTAAGAGAATCATCCTTTCTCACAGCCGTATTTTTGAAGATGTTGCTAAGGCAGAAGAAAAAGCTGAAAAGAAGGCTTCTGCAAAGAAAACAACTAGCAAAAAAGAAGATTCTGCTCCTGCTGTAACAAATCAG
- a CDS encoding chloride channel protein, with protein sequence MRTEKISLLQRFIIWREKHIKEKQFILLLSFVVGVCTACAALILKFLIHLIQNFLTDNFNATEANYLYLVYPVVGILLAGLFVRNIVKDDISHGVTKILYSISRRQGRIKRHNIWSSTIASAITIGCGGSVGAEAPIVLTGSAIGSNLGSMFKMEHKTLMLLVGCGAAGAVAGIFKAPIAGLVFTLEVLMIDLTMASLLPLLITSVTAATVSYIFTGTEAMFKFNLDEPFQMGRIPYVIFLGIFCGLVSLYFTRAMNSVENIFGKLGGPYKKLAFGGIMLSILIFLFPPLYGEGYDTINLLLKGAASGEWESVMNNSLFYGYNNLLLVYLFLIIIFKVFASSATNGGGGCGGIFAPSLFLGCIAGFIFSHFSNQLGFSIELPEKNFALMGMAGVMSGVMHAPLTGIFLIAELTGGYDLFLPLMICSVSSYLTIIIFEPHSLYSMRLAKKGQLLTHHKDKTVLTLMKMENVVETDFEIVSPEMDLAELVKVISKAKRNLFPVVDNNGILKGVVLLDDIRKIMFRQELYHRFTVSKLMISVPAKLFATDSMEQVMHTFDDTHAWNLPVVDEEGRYVGFVSKSKIFNSYRQLLVHFSED encoded by the coding sequence ATGAGAACAGAAAAAATAAGTTTATTACAACGTTTTATTATTTGGCGCGAGAAGCATATAAAAGAAAAACAATTTATCCTTTTGCTGAGCTTTGTAGTAGGAGTCTGTACTGCTTGTGCTGCTTTAATTCTAAAATTCCTGATCCATCTGATTCAAAATTTCCTGACAGATAATTTTAATGCCACAGAGGCTAACTACCTTTACTTGGTTTATCCGGTTGTAGGTATTCTATTAGCCGGTCTCTTTGTGCGAAATATAGTGAAAGATGACATTAGTCACGGTGTGACAAAAATTCTCTACTCCATTTCACGCAGACAGGGCAGAATAAAAAGGCACAATATCTGGTCGTCAACCATTGCCAGTGCCATAACCATCGGATGTGGCGGGTCTGTAGGAGCCGAGGCTCCGATTGTACTGACCGGTTCTGCCATAGGTTCCAATCTGGGAAGTATGTTCAAGATGGAGCACAAAACATTAATGCTACTTGTTGGATGCGGAGCTGCAGGTGCAGTGGCCGGTATCTTTAAAGCTCCTATTGCCGGACTAGTCTTTACACTGGAAGTATTAATGATCGACCTTACCATGGCATCACTTCTTCCTCTTTTAATTACTTCAGTTACAGCTGCAACAGTCTCTTATATATTCACAGGTACCGAGGCTATGTTCAAGTTCAACCTTGATGAACCTTTTCAAATGGGACGTATTCCATACGTTATCTTTTTGGGAATATTCTGCGGACTTGTATCTCTGTATTTTACGCGGGCAATGAATTCAGTGGAGAATATATTCGGAAAGTTGGGCGGTCCGTACAAGAAACTTGCATTCGGAGGTATTATGCTAAGCATACTAATCTTCCTTTTCCCTCCCCTCTATGGTGAAGGTTATGACACAATCAATCTGCTACTTAAAGGAGCTGCTTCCGGAGAATGGGAATCTGTAATGAACAACTCCTTATTTTATGGATATAATAATCTGTTATTAGTCTACTTATTCCTCATTATTATATTTAAAGTATTTGCATCCAGCGCAACAAATGGCGGCGGAGGATGTGGTGGTATATTTGCACCTAGTCTGTTTCTGGGATGTATTGCAGGATTCATCTTTTCACATTTTTCCAATCAGTTAGGATTTTCTATTGAACTGCCCGAGAAGAATTTTGCCTTGATGGGAATGGCCGGAGTTATGTCGGGAGTAATGCACGCACCGTTAACGGGAATCTTTCTTATTGCCGAGTTAACAGGAGGGTACGATCTTTTTCTACCTTTAATGATCTGTTCTGTAAGTTCTTACCTTACAATAATCATTTTTGAACCTCATAGTCTTTATTCTATGCGTTTGGCTAAAAAGGGACAACTCCTTACTCACCATAAAGATAAAACAGTGCTTACACTGATGAAAATGGAGAACGTAGTTGAAACTGATTTCGAAATAGTATCTCCAGAAATGGATCTGGCAGAGCTGGTAAAGGTTATTTCTAAAGCAAAAAGAAACCTGTTCCCGGTAGTTGATAATAATGGAATTCTGAAAGGTGTTGTTTTACTTGATGACATACGAAAAATAATGTTCAGACAAGAACTTTACCATCGATTTACGGTAAGTAAGCTGATGATATCTGTTCCGGCCAAATTATTTGCGACCGACTCAATGGAGCAAGTTATGCATACTTTTGATGATACTCATGCCTGGAATCTGCCTGTAGTTGACGAAGAAGGCAGATACGTGGGATTTGTTTCCAAATCGAAAATATTCAATTCATACAGACAACTTCTGGTGCACTTCTCGGAAGATTAA